The Ailuropoda melanoleuca isolate Jingjing chromosome 4, ASM200744v2, whole genome shotgun sequence region TGGCATGAACAGAACATTAATGTCTGTATCATAGATTGATGGCAAGAATTTTCTTGGAAAGCACATAAACAGTAGCCTTATAtgatcttctattttttggaacactGAATATAGTTCAGATTAACTTTCGAGGCATTCATTTTGTGCTTGAAATTTAGGACATGGGCTCTGTTCACACCTAATATTTTATAAGCATCTCCCCTTTGGACAAAATTAAGTTCAGAACTCATGTTCACATAAAAAAGTAATTGGATTGTAAAAGCCAATGGGCATAGCCattatttggatattttcatatataaatgaataatgtttatttagaaaaacaccCATGACCAAACTCCATCAAATCTAATTTTCCCAGAGAGTTAAGCTCATATTCTGGTAGGTTTTTCCCTACATAACTGAAGAAAATTCTTAGCAAGAGCTTTAATCATAAGCTTCTTTGTGAAGGAATAATATTATGAtttcatacaagaaaaaaatctccccTTGATGTAAATGAGAGATGAAGTTGTGAGAAGGTATAGTCAGAGTTATTAGTTTGCTTTCCCCTTTCTGGCCAAATGACAAGGGAACATTTTATCTTTGGATTCTTtgataggttttttgtttttgttttttttcctattagcaAACAGCATATTCAGAATACCTTTTACCTGGTATTAGTCTTAAGCCTCCTAAATTATACTTTTGTGGGTCTTCTGAGGTGGGAAAAGCCTGCCAATTTCAATTAGAGAAATTTAGGTTCGCTTGTAGAGAAGCCAAATGGTGGGATTTCTGGTTTTCCCAGTGGTTAGGTATCATCGAGAAGGCCTGAGGTGGAGAGGTGCCGTAGCCTTATATTTACTCTGCGTCCCCTGTGCGCCTTGCACTGTCAACCAGATATGAACGGGGGACCGTTCATCCGGGTGCCACCAGTGAGTGCGGTAATCACAACCCACTCCCAGCAACGAAGGCAGGGaagactgtttttccttttcccccaacATGTTCAAATACCTAAATCTCTTCTACTGCAAGTTCAGATGAGGTCAACATACAACATGTGAGTGATGAAATCAAGgagattttataaattattaaatggtTGGAAAATAAGATCTCAGCTTTCCTGGCTTCAGTTAGAGAACAGGTGTCCCCCATTGAAAAGCTTACTCGTTTATTTCATCACGTTCTAACTTTCCCAATTCATCTTGCGTGTTATTTTGTAATTACTTCCTTATCTTCACAGCTTTCCTTTGAATCTTAGGTCTTTTTAGTTAGAGAAACAAGGAACATATCCTTCCAAAATTGAGACTAAAACTAACTGCAactcccacattttctttttgtttatgcTCAGTTTCAGGCATGGGTGCCTTGCTGTGGGGTTGCTCACTAGCTGTTAGGACCCCGAGAGTGTCTCCCGTTTTTATAAATCTCAAGTCactctctattttgttttaaatagtctGTATGTGTGCGCATCTTTATCTCTCtctgaatgaaaacacaatgactAGCTATAGGTAGGAATGTATATATGGACATAggtatacatgtgtatgtgtatatatgtgtaaatgtgtatacatagagatgcacatgtgtatatgtgtaaatgtatacatgtgtggatacatatctatacatatgCCAATAGCTAGTAATTGTCAACAAAAAAAGTCAAGTTGGTTGTTAGACAACCATTTTCTAAAAACAGTTCTTAATGTTTCAAGAAACTTGAAAGCCTGTACTTTTCACCTGCAGACCCTTTATGCATGTGGCAAATCATTTCTGAAAGCCAAACCTAACAAGATTCTCTTCATgtgtttaaaaatgagaaagcagaaagCTTTGAGGATATGCATATAGATAAAAGGAAATCAGGTTGCTCTATTATGTTTGTATAGTTAGTGTTAATTTCACTGAAATTTCACCCTGCTCCATTTATTAGATAACTAAGACATTGAACTTTGAGAGATGTTGAAAGCACACATGAAACGTAAGTAATCAATCAATAGGGTATAATGTTTGAAGACTGTTAGGATATACTGATTATTCAGATAATTCGTTATTTTGGTAACACCAACAGCatgcttttctgaaaaaaaaaatcattactcaAACAAAAGTATTCACCATAGAAACATGACGCAAAGAGGAAGAtaaacatcaatttttttttaaaggtagtaaaatcagggctcctgggtggctctgtcggttaagcagctgactcttgattttggctcaggtcatgatctaagggttgtgagatggagcctcgcgttgtgctctgcactcagtgcggagtaggattctctctccctctccttctgccctccttgCCCCCCAGTCCTGCgcacgtgcgtgctctctctctcacccccacctcctaaaaaaaaaggtagtaaaaTCATGTAACATCATTGGACTTTCAGCTGCTTCTGTGTTCTAATCTGGCAGAAGTGTTTGTTAACTGTAAGTGAATACTGTTAGTCTTTCTTTTCATATAATGCAGTCATGAGggggatttaaaattttaaatattgaggaactttatatatataatataaaaatttatatatatataaatttgactCATggatatactttaaatttttaaaaaataaatgtaatatgtcatttctacatgattttttttaaagattttatttatttatttgacagagagagagacagccagtgagagagggaacacaagcagggggagtgggagaggaagaagcaggctcccagcagagaagcccgatgcggggcttgatcccagaacgctgggatcacgccctgagccaaaggcagacgcttaaggactgcgccacccaggtgccccaggattttttttttttaatgaagtaataCACTTTGGGActggttttgtttaaaatatgcccatcctttctcttcctccctatttttttttaaataacaaaatgtatAGCAGAGCACTCcttgatgtaattttttttttttttaagtagtagttTGCTTTTCAGAGTCTGCCTCTGAGGGTGGAGAAAGAATGGAGGCATAAGGGTCTTTTCCTCTATCCCAGATAGGCCACAGCCCCGACCTCAGCTCAGCCACACTCAGCATCACGGAAGGTTCTAGGAAGCTCTGCTCTCTCGAGAACTACAACCAAAACTAAATTCCTGACCTCTATGAAAACATTAGGAAGCTTCTGGCTTTAATTTTTAGAACTCTGATAAAATCCGGAGATAGtattcactgaaaataaaaatcaagtctGTCCGTGCCATCTCCCAAGGGAACTTCCACCTTTTTGGTTTCACTGACATTGCTAATAATTCCCTAAAAATGCCCTTTTTCATGATAAAGCTATTAGATAATATCTTGATAATACCCTCTCCATGGTGCACTATGATCCGAATTACTTTGCCATTGGCTGTTACTAACATGGACCAGGATTTTCCTTTGCAACCAGTGCTTTCCTGTTGTGAATTTGTAGAGGTCTTATCATCAACCCAATCCTTAAGAGACTAGTACAGGAATAAATGCTGCTTTGGCTGCCAAACTTTTACTTTTACCTAAGTCAGTCTAGTCTCAGCACATATAAAGCTGCTAAGCCAGTGCGGTTATTGTGACCCTCTCGGtaagagaaaaatcagataaATTAGGTGTGTTAGGTGTGATCAACCGATTCGTTTCTTTTGCTCAAGTCCCACCCTCTGAGTGACAGGTGGGGGACGTAAGGTCAAGAAGGAGTCCCACCGAACAAGTGTTTAGGATGGTGTTTAATACTGCAGAGAGCCAAGGTACAGGAGGAGGGGACACAGTAAAGAATGTGGAGAGGGTAGATACAATAAAGAATTTCGGTTTGTGATCTGCCATCTGCTATTTGAAGGAGGAATAAGTTAGGGAAATAAGTGACCTTCAGTTCTCCATACATGCAAAGTTAAGTTAGTTATTACAAAAGTTTTGCTGTTGTATGTGCTGAAAGAAAAGCATatgcatttaaacattttttaaaaaataaatcactcaaTAGGCTTAAGAAAAATACTCTAGTTCATATTTCATTGATCTGACCTTTTGATTCAAGATCAGGGAATGAATCCAAGatggaaaccaaaaaacaaaacagaaatgaatcaTTTCACCAAGAAAAAGGCATTTCCAGTCTCAGCTAACCTCGACTagtttttattgcattatttttgaAACGCCAAGAAACTGGCTTTGGCTGTATTTGCCGTCTAACTAACTCACAGCTGTCAATATGCAATTGCTTGCAACAATTAGCTAAACACCATTATTTGACAAATTCCCTGGAAAGGGACATAGATGCTCTAGGTGTCTAACACTGAATCAAGTAACAGTCAGGCGGGGGCTGCAGCACAGGGAGAGAAGTTGGTATGTCCGTGCCCAAAGAAGGGGTTTCAAACAGCCTTCATTTGCCCTGATCCTACAAGTCCTTTCTGGTTTTCAGGAATGGATTGTGGGATTGGCtaaagaggggggaggggaaagccaCCAATTCTGGATTCCTTTCTTAAGGACatcaaggggagaggaagaaaaatagaaatacagatgtGAAATGGTAATGGCAtacaacacagagaaaagaaacctcAGGGAACTTGCTAGCAATTTCCACCAAAGCAGTAAACCCCTTAACTGACAGAAATTCAGTACAATATACACATTAACAACTTCACCACTGCTAGGGCTGCCGTTTCAAGCCAAAAAATTAACTACAATATTCAAAAACAGAATTCTCATAAGATTTGAGAAAaatagagtgaaaaggcaatGTTAGCTAAGCTCTTAGCTAAGTCCACTCTTAATGGCCCCCAGTATTTAAACTATCATGGATTAaagccatgaaaataaaaatttcaatttgaaattttattagcATGTTGCTAAAATGGTCAATAAAAACATCAACACGATAGGCTTTGTTGACATAGTTGGAAACCTGCTCTCtcacttttaaaactttatttccacTTCCCCACCTTCTAAGATTTCTGTGTTAGGAAAAGCCAAACTAAATATGCTGGCTATGGTGCTGTAATAATGCTGGTTTCTGGAATGTTGCCatgtcttccccctccctctctgccaaccatttaaaaaatacgaCTGTTTTTGAAATGCAGCCCAAGGAGGGAGCAATCTAGGTTTCAGAACAACAAAGGACCTTCTCCACAAATTCAAGTTCCCAGACTCCAGGTGAACCTTCCGCTTGCCAGGGGCGGGGCCCGCGCTCCTCACCAAGTTAGCTGCGCCATTTTCCTCTCGGGACCTGAAAGGCTTCCCTTCTGCCAGCGAGGGGGACTCTCAGgcaaatggggtggggggtggcgttCGCTTCCCTCGGTGGAAAGGAGTGGAAGCAAACCCAATAGCTTTGCCCGGAGCCTGGAATACAATGTCAGGAGACTTGGGGCTGGAGAGCTGGAAGAGCGCCGGGCAGCCTCGGGATAACCCGGAGTCCCGAAGTGCTCGCTTGTGGAATTATAAACAAGTGCCTAAGGGACGGGCTCGATTTCTTGGAAATCCTGCAGTCTGGGGACACATTCATACAGGAGCTGAACTGTGCCCTGAAAAGATAATTTCTCACCTCCGACTGTCTGTGTGTGCGCGTTTGGGGCGGTGATTGTTCCCTTTACAATAGGTCGGGTGACAGTCACGGACTAGTGACCCGAGGGGAAAGCCACGTCCCTGCTCCCCTCagccctttctcctttcccccgTTACATCTCAAAGGGAAAGCGCACGCTGGGTGTCCCGACACCGTAACCACCACCGGGGGTCTCAGCCAGGCGCGCACAGCTGCCCTTTGGTCCGGGGCCAGTTCCTGAGACTTCCTGCCACTTGCCGGAGGGGTGCGAGGGTGCAGCCTGGGCACTGGCCGCCGCAGGAGGGCGCTCGAGGGGGCGGGGGTTGTGGATCGCCGGCCGGGAGGCCCGGGTGCGGGGAAGGGAGCGGGGCGCGGGGAGACAGGAGGAGCAGGCGGCCCCCCACAAGGCTACTCCTTGTCGTCCACGAGGTCGGCGAGCTCCTGGAGCACTCGCAGGCGACCGCTGGCGTCGATGCGGCGCTTCTCACGGATGAGGTCTTCCAGGCTGTGAAACCTGGCCGTGTGCACCTTGTTCTCGCCCAGGTGCACCTTGAGATAGTACTGCTGCTGCGGGGGCTGCGTGCCGGCCGGCACCTCCCCTCCGGCCTTGAACTCCCGCTTGCCAAAGCGGCACCAGGCGGCGAAGCTCTCCGAGTTCGTCCAGCAGATCTCCTCGCTCTTGAGGCCCAGGTGGCCGCAGGCGTTCTGCACCACCAGCTCGGCCACCAGCGGGCGGTAGCGGTACCAGCTATTCACCACCCGGCCCACGTTGGCCGCGCCCGCCTCGTACAGGCTGTCCTGGCGGATCTCGCCTTGGTGCAGGTGGATGATCTGCCCGCCACCCACGTAGACGGCCCagtgcggggcgggggcgggcggcTCGGGCGCCGGCTGCAGCCACAGCAGCTCCAGCAGGTCGCCGGGCTCGCAGAGCGCGGGCAGCGCCGTGACAGCGTAGACGCTCAGGTCGGCGCCCTGAGGGCCGCCGCTCACTTTGGAGAAGATGCATTCCTGGCCCCGGAAGGCGGAGAACTGAGTTTCGTTGAGGACCAGCTGGTGCAGCaggtggtggtggcggcggctGGGGCTCTCTGGGCAGGGAGTGCAGCCCGGGGGGGCCTTCACGCCAAACTTGTCCGGCTGGCCGCGTTCGTCCAGGTCCTCCTCCTCATCCGAGAAGAAGTAGGCGACCCCGACCCGCAGCTCGTCCTTCTCGATCCCCGACGGGTCCCCTGTGGGCAACTCGCTGTAGTTGAGGTGGGTGATGCGGTCCAGTTGGTTGCCCATCAATGACGCGGCTAGGCGAGGGCCAGGAGCGGGGATCTGCGGAAGCACAGACGAAAGGCAGAGACAATGATCAGAGTcgggctgcccctccccaggacGTGCAGTGCCCCTGGGACGCCCGCCCGCCTACGCTCCGGTACTGGAGTCACCCGTTCCTCCGCAGCGGCAGGACAGGTGCAAAAGCCACCAGTCCTTGGGGAGAGAGCAGACGCCACCACCACAGCCTCGGATCCCGTCCGGGAACCCGCGTCCAACTCCCACAACAGAAAAAGCAGGCGGCTGGAAGGCGTGTGGGGTCCCAGTGGGGCGGACAGCGCGGGCTGTGGCAGCGTGGGAGACGGACACCCCGGAAAGGACCGAGGGATAGGTTGAAAGGAAGAAGGAGCGCCTAAGGCCTCAGAGCTTGGAGCAAGCTGCACTCACATTTCTGTCCCCACCCTCGCCAGCCCACCTCTCAGTCTTGCGCTAGGTCGCATTCCTCCCCTGACAGCGCCTCGCACAATGACAATCAGACACATTCGCAGACACTCACTTGACACCAGCAAAATTTTGTTCACTTACGAGTCCAGACACTGACAGGCTGGCTGGTATATCGGTGTGATAATGTCACATATGCACAATGACAAACCTTCGCGACGACACATTCAGACCCCCACATTCGTACACAGTTCTAACCCCACGCTTGCACGCTCGCCAGTGCACGTACACCCACGCACCCGCACACCTGCCCACACAAGCAGGTGCACTCTGCCCCTTACTTCTCTTGCCTTCTCCCCAGCAGAGCCAATTGGGCTGCGCCAGGGCGAGGCCGTTCTGTCTAAAATAACCTaacaaagaggaaagggaaagatgggGGAAGCCAGTGCGGTGTATGTGTGCGGGTGCGGGTGTGGGTTGTGTGGGAAGGTCCACTTTCAGCCAAAAGACCCCTTTCCCTCCTACCCGGCACAGGGTCCAAACAGTCGGACGAAGAAAAACCGTTTCCAAGGCAAAGAAAGTCGCCTCTCCGTACCCGTGATTTCCCTGCTCCCGAAACCCCAAACTCCTTTAAAGTCTCCTGGTCCCCATGGGTGCTGCGGAGGCGGCGGTGGCGAGTGGGTCCTGGGCGGCGCGTGGGGTTGCGGCTCCGCTCTGCCCCGCGCGGAACGGTGCGGTGCGGTACCCGGTGCGGTGCCCGTGCGCCTGCCGGTCCGCGCTGGCTTGGGCGCCCGGTCCACCTGGGCAGTCCCGACTCTGTTCTGCTTTCCACCAGCGGAGCCGAAGACTCTAAGTAGCCTCAGCAGCTGGTTCCAGGGCCCGCCCCGGGACGCGCTCATTGGTTGGGGCAGGTGCCCAAGGCCCCGTCAATCTCcgtgagagggggaggggagcaggggcggGTCTCCAGCGCGCGCTCCGCCCCGGCCCGCCCGGCCCCGGCGCACCAGAACGCGCACAGACCCCGGCAGTGGAGGTGTGAGCCCCCGTGGAGAGCGCGCGAGGGGCGCGGCGCTTCTGTATGGCGCCGCCGCGCGCTTCCACCCTCGCCCCCCACCGGCTCAGCTTTTCCTAGCCGATCCTGACTGACGGCGGTCCGCCCGAGTTCCGTTTTCAGGGAGTACAGACTCCAGCGGCGAAGCTGAGTCTGCGGGTGGAGAAGAACCCCAGTGTACCCAGGCACTGAGGGCGGCCCAGGCGGAGAGCGGTATTGTCGGAGGCGGGCACCTAGGCCCTGGGGGTCTCGGTTCCCGACGGCCCTGGTCTGATCCTCTGTCCACAGACCTTTCCCTGCTGGCACCGAAAGCCTTTCAAATTATGCCTATGACGTTAGGTTCCTCTCTGATCCGTGTGAAACTGCTGACCCAGCACTGGCGCCTGGTTTAAAAGGAGCACCtttacaaactgagggcctcagaggggagggggtggggaatgggatataccggtgatgggtagtaaggagggcacgtattgcatggtgcactgggtgttataggcaactaatgaatcatcgaccttttcatcggaaaccggggatgtactgtatggtgactaacataatataataaaaaaaaaacattaaaataaaaaaaataaaaataaaaataaaaggaacaccTTTGACATACGCTACTGAAAATCTGAGCCTTGGCCAGCCCTTTCCCTAATTGGGCCTATGATTTGGGGCTGCGATTTTTTACGAAAGAGTGCGTCACAAATGCTTAAGCCAAGCCCCAGAGTTGCCTTTTCTTAgggatttttgtttggttttgtggcAGAAGGGTGCCCAGCAGTAATTAACGATTGCATTGCTGGATGGagagttaatgaatgaatgagttctgGATATTGGGTATTGAAAGAGGACTTTCCTACATAGGAAATTCTAGATCAGTAGCTAAAAAAAGCTGATCACACTAAGGCTTGAAATGTTCTTGGACATCTGGTTTTACTTTCAAGAAGGCTGCTGAAGGTTTTCGGTGAAGCTTACTCTCTTCCCCAGGGAGAATCGGGTGCTTCCTCTTCGTGGCCCTTTGGCAGCTGGCACTAACTCTTAGAGCtcttaccttttttctttttctttcttttttttttttctttttttctttttaattacaaacCTGTGTTGACTTTCTTGCTCTTTACAAAGTGAACACCTGGAGGATTGGCCTGCCTGCTACACAATTTTGTATTCTGGACGTCTTTCACAATGCCGACTGTATGGCCCGCTCCATCAGCAATCATAAGGATAGAAACAGCCTGACCACTTGTCAGTGGGGAGGCACTATGCTAAGAGGTTTAAGTGAGTGACTTCATCCTCATGCCTCTGGAGAGGATTCTCTTATACAGTCCACTgccacagatgaggaagctgggccCATATTCCACTGCCAGCAGTCTCTCCAGGGCCTATGGAACTCCACCGCCAGTCTTTAATTTGGCTCTGCTGTTCATTGAGTTAATACAATCTTGTTTcatgaaatgagaaaactggTGTCCCAGAGAAGTTACCTGAGGACTGATGGCACgctataaaaacttttttttttagtagacaATTCATCTTAAGTATCGTCAAACTGCTTTCTGAAGGTCTCTGTATACCCCACAGCCTCCAAATGCAGTGATTTATCAACATTACATACTTAATAAGTATTGCTGGAGGAAATGGTTTTAAAACCACCATCTGTATACATTTTACGTACATAAATCTTTTCAGAAATTTGGCCATGTGCAATTTATAAGAATACAAGTTACCATCCTTGGAACTGGCCACAGATTGTGATGACCTTTTTATACTCTCTGTAAATAATAAACAATTCATTTTGGCCCTGATGTCAAGGGAATTGAACAAGTGACTTCACGAATCAAGAAGTGAGTCATTGGTCTGGTTGGAAATGGGACTTAGTGATCTCTGGGAGGGAGTATCTGAAAAGTTCATTACTGGTGTCTGAGAGGGGGGCACATTGAAAGTAGCTCAGTGCTTGCTGTTGAAtaacctcctctctccctctctctctctctctctcttaatctcCTATCCATCCCAAGATCAAATCTTGTACAGAAACATTTATAACATATTTGCTGGGATGCCGTGTTCTGTCTTACTTGGCCTATCATAGACTGTTCCAGACTACAGAGGAAACAAGATGTTCCTCCTTGCTTAGCACCCCAACATTCTAAAGgatgatgaacaaaatatattgTCGGGGCTTCAAAATATAGTGTCAAAAGTTTAAAACATCAATAAGTAAGTTTTGAatctccttcccatcccctccccctgccaaggTAAGAACCTTACAGCTTTAGTAATCACAAGGGAGAATAAATAGCCTGAGAGTCCACCTGGGAATATAAGGCAGAGAACACACTGATTCCGAAGTATGGAAAAGAAGGAGTTcaagtaaaataaggaaaatgcatTTCCTCTTTGTAACCTTTTGGCAATAACAAAGATAATAAAGTAAGAAGTAGGCCAGTCAACTCAATGGATTCAAATATCAGAAAACctaacttttattttcatcacaAAATACTGTCTGGTAATTGTTTTGTCTATTATTCCTCACCCCATTCTGCCTTTTTACACTGGAGAAATAcagttttccaaaagaaaaatatagtcatCAAAAGCACAAATTCTGGAAGCcaattgatttgtattttccttcaaCATTTTCCATAGGGGTAACTTTGAGTATGTTATAGAAACTCTCTGGatgtcagtttctttctctgtaaaatgtgaTAAGAGAGCATCTATTCCATTAAGTTGTGTGagacacagtgtctggcacatggtgacCTTTCAATAAATGCTATCTATTATGAATGTTACttgtggaagaggagagagggtcCCATGTCCTACTTGTTATGACAACTATCCGGGTCTGTCTGTTACCCCAGGGAACAGGTAACCCAAGATGGAGTGTCCAGGGCTGTCCCTGGCTGGGGTGTGGGACTGCTTCTTTCTCGTGGTGGTGAGAGCCCTGTCTATTCCAAGACTAGTTCAGCATCTAAAGCTCTGTATTGATTTCCGTGTGCAAGCCCTGGGGCTGATCACATCCTGTGTCCTGCAgtattttgaattgtttttacaTGAACATTTTCTTGTGTGAGGAATATGTACAGAAGAGGGTTGGCAGAGGAGTGATTAGGAGTCagatatgtgtgtgggggtgtgtgtgtgtgtgtatatatatatatatatatatatatatatatatattgccttTCCTGTTGGTGCCATCTGGTGTAtcatcttccttcttctcctcttggTTCCTTCAGCACTACATGAAAGGCTTTTCCTCAAATTTTACTGACCACGTCCTTGGGTCAAACTGTCATCCTTTAACATTGTCCCAAGAACAGAAGGATTGTTTATTCTCTGACATCATTCCTtgctaaaaatgattttttttcctgtttttaattgtGTGTCCTACTTTAGCATTTAGCCTTTCATGAACTGCCCCTTTCTTGTCCTTGACTACCTTAGGCTCTCAACATGCTCACCCTGATCTTGGCTAAAGAACACTCTGTACCTGTCTGGGGCAGAGACCGTACCATGGCCTCACCAaccccattttctttcctctggatgCACAGCTCAATTACATGGCCCTGCCTCACATGCAGATCAGTGGGCACCATCTGGCTGAGTCTGACTGGTCGCATGCGGGGGGAAGTTTAGTAAGCCACATCCAGGCTTGGCCCCTGAAAGTAAAACCACTACCATGATCTTCTGTGCACGTGTTTTATCCCATTTGGTCATATGTGGAGGATCCGTGGTAGAACTCCAAGAATTTAAAAGACGGAGGAGCTGCTAAATGGAAGGAGGCCGGGTTTCCCGGTCAACTAAGTAGAGCCGGAGATGCTCCTCCCAGACAACCTGCATCAAACTGTGATGTGAGGGAGAAATACTGAGTTACGCCACCAAAATTTTTGTGACTACTTGTTAGAGTAGGAACCTATCCTGATAGGtgtactcttttttattttagaattctcTCAGAACAACAGATAGTCTatcccccttccctttttcccttaGTGTCTGTTCTCACCAGGAAGATCCGCTTTAGCATGTTCCGTCCATTACCCGGAACTTAAAGAAAGCAGCAGAGGCATCTGTCCCTCTAGGTACTACCCCATATCGCCCTACTATTTGTTTCCTCGAAATTCACCTCCACGTGACTAACTTACCTGCCTTCTACCTTTTCTCTTGACCGCAAAAATGGCAGGGTCACCTCCCTGCAGCTAGTTCTAAAGAGGATCCAGCTTCCCCTTAACCCCTCATGCTTAACTTTCAATTTCTTCTTACGGCCCCCCCTTCTAAGTTGGGATTCCATGTTGTCATATTTTCCTAGTTCCTTCCTATAACTAGATATTCTCACCAGACTTTTTTCAGTGGCTTCTTATCATTCTGCATTTAAAGACTCCTAAAGGTTGTCTGGATGAAACTTTCAGCATTTGTGGGTTTAATATGCTCCTGGATGTGGATTATACAAAGATGTCTCAG contains the following coding sequences:
- the LRATD1 gene encoding protein LRATD1, yielding MGNQLDRITHLNYSELPTGDPSGIEKDELRVGVAYFFSDEEEDLDERGQPDKFGVKAPPGCTPCPESPSRRHHHLLHQLVLNETQFSAFRGQECIFSKVSGGPQGADLSVYAVTALPALCEPGDLLELLWLQPAPEPPAPAPHWAVYVGGGQIIHLHQGEIRQDSLYEAGAANVGRVVNSWYRYRPLVAELVVQNACGHLGLKSEEICWTNSESFAAWCRFGKREFKAGGEVPAGTQPPQQQYYLKVHLGENKVHTARFHSLEDLIREKRRIDASGRLRVLQELADLVDDKE